From Rutidosis leptorrhynchoides isolate AG116_Rl617_1_P2 chromosome 3, CSIRO_AGI_Rlap_v1, whole genome shotgun sequence, a single genomic window includes:
- the LOC139897369 gene encoding homeobox-leucine zipper protein ATHB-52-like has translation MDFSQPKKHLQKSNKKRLTNEQVKLLETSFNFNNKLDLTRKSQLAQELGVPARQIAIWYQNKRARWRNQSLEMEHQVLQRQLECVSSDKNRLEREVERLKGELEKAKEMLVSSKTIGNLQSFSSSCDEVRSSSLLGDQGDFYVCFDDVHLDHKSFIGHDFFC, from the coding sequence ATGGATTTTTCACAACCTAAAAAACACCTTCAAAAAAGCAACAAAAAGAGGCTCACAAATGAACAAGTAAAGCTCCTTGAAACAAGTTTTAATTTCAATAACAAACTCGACTTGACTCGAAAGAGTCAGTTAGCTCAAGAACTCGGTGTCCCAGCTAGACAAATTGCAATATGGTATCAGAACAAACGAGCTCGTTGGAGAAATCAAAGTTTAGAGATGGAACACCAAGTACTCCAACGTCAACTTGAATGTGTATCAAGTGACAAAAATCGACTCGAAAGAGAGGTTGAGAGACTTAAAGGTGAGTTGGAAAAGGCTAAAGAGATGTTGGTGTCATCAAAGACAATTGGAAATTTACAATCTTTTTCAAGTTCTTGTGATGAAGTTAGAAGCTCAAGCTTACTTGGAGATCAAGGAGATTTTTATGTTTGTTTTGATGATGTTCATTTGGATCATAAATCATTTATTGGTCATGATTTTTTTTGCTAG